In one window of Frigoriglobus tundricola DNA:
- a CDS encoding tRNA(His) guanylyltransferase Thg1 family protein, with protein sequence MTDGLGDRMKRYEAAEAGRRLMPLVPVLARLDGRAFHSFVRGLARPFDPRLSRLMIDTATVLVRETNATIGYTQSDEITLAWVADGFESQILFDGRTQKLTSVLAALGTAHFHRRLPAFLPPEYADRVPVFDCRVWNVPTLDEAANAFLWRELDATKNSVAMAARACYAHSAVHGKNRAELHELLWQKGVNWNDYPPFFKRGTYIRTRKVAGPFTAQEREELPEKHAARRNPALVIERTECGPVELPPLVTVENRAGVLFRGEAARTRG encoded by the coding sequence ATGACGGACGGGCTCGGGGACCGGATGAAGCGGTACGAAGCGGCGGAAGCCGGCCGGCGGCTGATGCCGTTGGTGCCGGTGCTCGCGCGGCTCGACGGCCGGGCGTTCCATTCGTTCGTCCGCGGCCTGGCCCGACCGTTCGACCCCCGCCTTTCGCGCCTGATGATCGATACGGCCACCGTTCTCGTGCGCGAAACGAACGCGACCATCGGGTACACGCAGTCCGACGAGATCACACTGGCGTGGGTCGCGGACGGGTTCGAGAGCCAGATCCTCTTCGACGGGCGCACCCAGAAGCTGACGTCGGTCCTCGCGGCGCTGGGTACGGCGCACTTCCACCGCCGGTTACCCGCATTCCTCCCGCCCGAGTACGCAGACCGGGTGCCGGTGTTCGACTGCCGCGTGTGGAACGTGCCGACGCTCGACGAGGCGGCCAACGCGTTCCTGTGGCGCGAACTCGACGCCACCAAGAACTCCGTCGCGATGGCGGCGCGGGCCTGCTATGCGCACTCGGCGGTCCACGGGAAGAACCGTGCGGAACTGCACGAACTGCTGTGGCAGAAGGGGGTGAACTGGAACGACTACCCGCCGTTCTTTAAGCGCGGAACGTACATTCGCACACGAAAGGTGGCGGGGCCGTTTACCGCGCAGGAGCGAGAAGAATTGCCCGAAAAGCACGCCGCGCGGAGAAACCCGGCCCTCGTGATCGAGCGCACCGAGTGCGGGCCGGTCGAGCTACCGCCGCTGGTGACCGTGGAGAACCGGGCCGGCGTGCTGTTCCGCGGAGAGGCCGCACGAACGAGGGGGTAA
- a CDS encoding WD40 repeat domain-containing protein, whose translation MVLFVAVIGLAGVLWGWSEARRSADDARVAAAEAREAAQNERWERYRVNVMAASGALRLHDTTAARHALDDAPVQHRDWVWSQLRAQLDRSRAVLRGRGTDTRNAVFTPGGRRALLVGEDGTIRVWDVTERTEYEPLPRGTKARCPTLSADGTVLAYAAADHTVHLCDPTTGHTRALLRGHEGDVHEISFGPDQTRIVTASDDGTLRVWDAGSGGQLRTFRAPRDAAKPLLLSPNGRFVVTRGRATEPAAYLWDLDSDRPPVPLDGATGGIHMIRFSPSGDRLVTVRRFPQTDIQLWDVGTGQRLATLAGHKNQVSHATFSPDGRRLLTTSMDRTIRVWDVSPGAAARSSDALLVLDGHSGWVYHASFSPDGTRVLSSSHDRTLCYWDARTGKPIAVLSGHTDPVIAAAFRTDGTLVSASVDGTLRLWDVTGAESGYAIRGHTNFVYNVAFFPDGERVASAAWDGTARVWNATTGRELHKLDHAGDQYVSAVAVHPGGQMVATLSRHEDAAQNSVRLWDVGAERVLHTWKLPTNWQDGRLAFAPRGDLLAAGGVDGRVRLWDVGTRAEVGVLEGGSWPIRDVAFSPDGTLLAGAGDDGDGSVRIWDVRSRKQVRVLTGHKRGVYTVAWNRTGTMLASGSNDHTVRLWDTTTWAPFDPLFQGTNVYGVAFTADGKLLACACADNLIRMWDAQTRRELAKLSGHSDYVHHLAFSPDGTRMVSASGDRTLRVWDTLSNNERAGATPDPANRPCPAKEPR comes from the coding sequence GTGGTCCTCTTCGTCGCCGTGATCGGTCTGGCCGGGGTCCTTTGGGGCTGGAGCGAGGCCCGCCGGAGCGCCGACGACGCCCGGGTCGCCGCCGCCGAGGCCCGCGAGGCCGCCCAGAACGAGCGGTGGGAGCGGTACCGGGTGAACGTCATGGCCGCGTCCGGGGCGCTGCGGCTGCACGACACCACCGCCGCCCGACACGCGCTCGACGACGCCCCAGTGCAGCACCGCGACTGGGTCTGGTCCCAGCTCCGGGCCCAACTCGACCGGTCGCGAGCCGTCCTCCGCGGGCGCGGGACCGACACCCGCAACGCCGTCTTCACCCCGGGCGGCCGGCGGGCGCTCCTCGTGGGCGAGGACGGCACGATCCGCGTCTGGGACGTGACGGAGCGAACCGAATACGAGCCCCTGCCCCGGGGCACGAAGGCGCGTTGCCCCACGTTGAGCGCCGACGGCACGGTCCTGGCGTACGCGGCCGCGGACCACACGGTCCACCTGTGCGACCCGACCACGGGCCACACGCGGGCGCTCCTGCGGGGCCACGAGGGCGACGTCCACGAGATCTCGTTCGGCCCCGATCAGACGCGGATCGTCACCGCCTCCGACGACGGCACGCTCCGCGTTTGGGACGCCGGCAGCGGCGGGCAGCTCCGCACCTTCCGCGCGCCCCGGGACGCGGCCAAGCCGCTCCTCCTGAGCCCCAACGGGCGGTTCGTCGTGACCCGCGGCCGGGCGACGGAACCGGCCGCCTACCTGTGGGACCTGGACTCGGACCGCCCCCCGGTGCCGCTGGACGGGGCCACGGGCGGGATCCACATGATCCGGTTCAGCCCGTCCGGCGACCGGCTCGTGACCGTGCGGCGGTTCCCCCAAACGGACATCCAGCTCTGGGACGTGGGAACGGGCCAGCGCCTCGCCACGCTCGCGGGCCACAAGAACCAGGTGAGCCACGCCACCTTCAGTCCGGACGGCCGGCGCCTGTTGACCACGTCGATGGACCGCACGATCCGGGTGTGGGACGTGTCGCCCGGCGCCGCCGCGCGTTCGTCGGACGCGCTGCTCGTTCTCGACGGCCACTCCGGGTGGGTCTACCACGCCAGTTTCAGCCCGGACGGCACCCGCGTCCTGTCCTCCTCCCACGACCGGACCCTGTGCTACTGGGACGCCCGGACCGGGAAGCCGATCGCCGTCCTCAGCGGGCACACCGACCCGGTGATCGCCGCGGCGTTCCGAACGGACGGGACGCTGGTCTCCGCTTCGGTCGACGGCACCCTCCGGCTCTGGGACGTCACCGGCGCGGAGAGCGGGTACGCGATCCGGGGGCACACCAACTTCGTGTACAACGTCGCGTTCTTCCCCGACGGCGAGCGCGTCGCCTCGGCCGCGTGGGACGGCACCGCCCGCGTCTGGAACGCGACGACGGGCCGCGAGCTGCACAAGCTCGATCACGCCGGGGACCAGTACGTCAGCGCGGTCGCCGTCCACCCCGGCGGACAGATGGTGGCGACCCTGTCCCGCCACGAGGACGCGGCCCAGAACTCCGTCCGCCTGTGGGACGTGGGCGCCGAGCGGGTTCTGCACACGTGGAAGCTGCCCACCAACTGGCAGGACGGCCGCCTCGCGTTCGCCCCGCGCGGCGACCTGCTCGCCGCGGGCGGCGTGGACGGCCGCGTGCGCCTGTGGGACGTGGGCACCCGGGCCGAGGTCGGCGTTCTCGAGGGCGGCTCGTGGCCGATCCGCGATGTGGCCTTCAGCCCCGACGGAACGCTCCTCGCGGGCGCGGGCGACGACGGGGACGGGAGCGTCCGGATCTGGGACGTGCGCTCCCGAAAGCAGGTCCGCGTACTCACCGGCCACAAGCGCGGCGTTTACACGGTCGCCTGGAACCGTACCGGCACGATGCTCGCGTCCGGGTCCAACGACCACACCGTGCGACTGTGGGACACGACCACCTGGGCGCCGTTCGACCCATTGTTCCAGGGCACGAACGTCTACGGCGTCGCGTTCACCGCGGACGGGAAGCTGCTCGCGTGCGCGTGTGCGGACAACCTCATCCGCATGTGGGACGCGCAGACGCGCCGCGAGCTGGCCAAACTCAGCGGCCACAGCGACTACGTCCACCACCTCGCGTTCAGCCCGGACGGGACGCGCATGGTCTCCGCGTCCGGCGACCGAACGCTCCGCGTCTGGGACACCCTTTCCAACAACGAACGCGCGGGGGCGACACCCGATCCCGCGAATCGCCCCTGTCCGGCCAAAGAGCCGCGGTGA
- a CDS encoding leucine-rich repeat domain-containing protein — protein sequence MKFPIASCTLVALVVTLAGCSKKAEPSAPPPAVTPPAPGPEAPSPSGKPKASPPLDPGSESAGASPEAQKAAVAVVETKFKGKVRRNPGSGVVTAVSLNQFLDGATVTDAGLKELSPFQDLTDLDLGRNAITDTGLKDLAAFKKLSNLALNETQVTDAGMKDLARLTSLTSLGLSGTKVTDAGIKDLAPLTNLTWLGVPGQITDAAMKDIASHAELKTLFLGGSKVTDAGLKDLAALKKLTLLNVANTPVSENGVADLKKALPNCNIIK from the coding sequence ATGAAATTCCCCATCGCCAGTTGCACACTCGTCGCGTTGGTCGTCACCCTCGCAGGGTGCTCGAAAAAAGCGGAGCCGTCGGCGCCGCCACCGGCCGTTACTCCGCCCGCGCCGGGCCCAGAGGCCCCGTCTCCGAGCGGGAAACCGAAGGCGTCCCCGCCGCTCGATCCGGGATCGGAGTCGGCGGGGGCGAGTCCGGAGGCCCAGAAGGCGGCGGTCGCCGTCGTCGAAACGAAGTTCAAAGGGAAGGTGCGCCGGAACCCCGGGAGCGGGGTCGTGACCGCCGTTTCGCTCAACCAGTTTCTCGACGGCGCCACCGTGACCGACGCCGGGCTCAAGGAGCTGAGCCCGTTCCAGGATCTGACCGACCTCGACCTCGGGCGCAACGCAATCACGGACACCGGGCTCAAGGACCTGGCGGCGTTCAAAAAGCTGTCGAACCTGGCTCTGAACGAAACCCAGGTGACGGACGCGGGCATGAAGGATCTGGCCCGACTGACGAGTCTGACGAGCCTAGGCCTCAGCGGCACAAAGGTGACCGATGCGGGGATCAAAGACCTCGCCCCGCTGACGAACCTGACGTGGCTCGGTGTTCCCGGCCAGATCACGGACGCCGCGATGAAAGACATCGCGAGTCACGCCGAGCTAAAGACACTGTTTCTCGGCGGGTCGAAGGTCACCGACGCGGGGTTGAAGGATCTGGCCGCGCTCAAAAAGTTGACACTCCTTAACGTCGCCAACACACCGGTGAGTGAGAACGGGGTCGCCGATTTGAAAAAAGCCTTGCCCAATTGCAACATTATAAAATAG
- a CDS encoding sigma-70 family RNA polymerase sigma factor → MTRLLAAARAGRLTRPEADRALVERFAHRSDQAAFAELVRRHGPMVLGVCRRAARDPHLAEDAFQATFIVLARKAGAIRNPDGLASWLFGVARRVALTARRRHRPAELGPPFSRSRNEPGDRDELLGVLDEELAKLPDRYRAPLLACYLDGRTRDEAARHLGWSLGTFRRRLDAARVLLRARMTARGATLAAGMFAVALAPPAFAVPTPLARTAVEQALGGSAPARVVGLAAVTAPPVARWAAVATALVVTCGLAIGFGIPPDSRTVAPLVRVGPLAPRADPPVDPLPPKAVVRMGSPRLRFETGVRSLDFALGGKALVSGHATGVCVWDAGTGRRLRTIARNENEDLPSTSVSAAGLGRDGRSLFVQAPGVAEAPGKNGFECRGSVWDLQRGEEARAYTVTQDPNRKPPFATPHLFAPDGSRMAEMNGPAGAVWVWDKDGKPVCRLDGAVGDHPDRWREPAAFSPDGKTLFVALLDHTVTAWDATTGKQVRTFGTGKPRPHVLAVSADGKTLVTLSGAVPKGGQKWQRVPEAVRVWDPAKGELLAEWAWEKADPDGHYELFLGVLPDGDVWAVAASPVDLTFRRWSKGTGRVVRDWTAALAGAGPAAVAVTPDGSRLAVGSGNGVIRLFDAATGKDLTPGGGHRDQVRTVRFTPDGKQLVTVGSDATARTWDAATGKEVRVLDKLGPFPALCPDTALVFAAWHAPGRPGKDAWTLTCRDAVTGRERWRHPGILIAAPSPDGKTVWGFHPGDKEVTVIDTATGKAVGTVPVAGLPVGFGDGGRLAVCFDGKEFSGWDVATGKKRFGWDPKEAGLLRGALDKGGADPVTATAVSADGKLVLVAVDRVVVAADERASLYLCEAATGKVLWQVKSGDEFGRAVAFSADGALVATSGWTARVFDAATGKEKAVFGHRGRWCTSAVGFSPDGKRLASGGADGTAVVWDLADK, encoded by the coding sequence GTGACACGATTACTGGCCGCCGCTCGTGCCGGCCGCTTAACCCGACCCGAGGCGGACAGAGCACTCGTCGAGCGGTTCGCACACCGGTCCGATCAGGCGGCGTTCGCCGAACTCGTCCGCCGACACGGGCCAATGGTCCTCGGCGTCTGCCGCCGCGCGGCGCGGGACCCGCACCTCGCCGAGGACGCGTTCCAGGCCACCTTCATCGTCCTCGCCCGGAAGGCCGGAGCGATCCGCAACCCCGACGGGCTCGCGAGTTGGCTCTTCGGAGTCGCCCGACGGGTGGCTCTTACCGCGCGGCGGCGGCACCGACCCGCCGAACTCGGTCCACCGTTCAGCCGCAGCCGGAACGAACCCGGTGACCGGGACGAGCTGCTGGGCGTCCTCGACGAGGAACTCGCCAAACTCCCGGACCGGTATCGGGCCCCGCTCCTCGCCTGTTACCTCGACGGGCGCACCCGTGACGAGGCGGCCCGACACCTGGGCTGGTCGCTTGGCACCTTCCGGCGGCGGTTGGACGCCGCGCGGGTTCTGCTCCGGGCGCGCATGACCGCCCGCGGGGCGACCCTCGCCGCGGGGATGTTCGCCGTGGCCCTCGCCCCGCCCGCCTTCGCGGTGCCGACACCCCTCGCCCGAACGGCGGTCGAACAGGCCCTCGGCGGCTCGGCCCCGGCTCGCGTCGTCGGCCTCGCCGCGGTCACCGCCCCGCCGGTGGCGAGGTGGGCCGCCGTCGCGACCGCGCTCGTCGTCACATGCGGCCTGGCCATCGGGTTCGGCATCCCGCCGGACAGCCGCACCGTGGCGCCACTGGTCCGCGTCGGCCCGCTGGCGCCCAGGGCCGACCCGCCGGTCGACCCGCTCCCGCCGAAGGCGGTCGTCCGCATGGGGAGCCCGCGGTTGCGGTTCGAGACCGGCGTCCGCTCACTCGACTTCGCCCTCGGCGGCAAGGCGCTCGTGTCCGGCCACGCGACGGGCGTGTGCGTCTGGGACGCGGGGACGGGCCGGCGCCTCCGCACCATCGCTCGGAATGAGAACGAGGACCTCCCCAGCACGTCGGTCAGCGCGGCCGGTCTCGGCCGGGACGGCCGCAGCCTGTTCGTCCAGGCGCCGGGGGTGGCGGAAGCGCCGGGGAAGAACGGGTTCGAGTGCCGCGGCTCGGTCTGGGATCTCCAGCGCGGTGAAGAGGCCCGCGCGTACACCGTCACTCAGGACCCGAACCGGAAGCCGCCGTTCGCGACCCCACACCTGTTCGCCCCGGACGGCTCCCGGATGGCCGAGATGAACGGACCGGCGGGCGCCGTCTGGGTGTGGGATAAGGACGGGAAGCCGGTGTGCCGGCTGGACGGGGCCGTCGGCGACCACCCCGACCGGTGGCGCGAGCCGGCCGCGTTCTCGCCCGACGGGAAGACGCTCTTCGTCGCCCTGTTGGACCACACCGTCACCGCCTGGGACGCGACCACCGGCAAACAGGTTCGGACGTTCGGGACCGGGAAGCCGCGCCCCCACGTTCTCGCCGTGTCCGCCGACGGGAAGACCCTCGTGACTCTCTCCGGCGCGGTTCCGAAGGGGGGGCAGAAATGGCAGCGGGTGCCCGAGGCGGTTCGCGTCTGGGACCCGGCGAAGGGCGAGTTGCTCGCGGAGTGGGCGTGGGAGAAGGCCGACCCGGACGGGCACTACGAACTGTTCCTCGGGGTGCTCCCCGACGGGGACGTGTGGGCCGTCGCCGCGTCCCCCGTCGACCTCACGTTCCGCCGCTGGTCCAAGGGCACCGGCCGGGTGGTCCGCGACTGGACCGCGGCGCTCGCCGGCGCGGGGCCGGCGGCCGTGGCCGTGACCCCGGACGGGTCCCGGCTGGCAGTCGGATCCGGGAACGGCGTGATCCGCTTGTTCGACGCGGCCACGGGCAAGGACCTGACCCCCGGTGGCGGCCACCGGGACCAAGTCCGTACCGTCCGCTTCACGCCCGACGGGAAGCAACTGGTGACCGTCGGCTCGGACGCCACCGCCCGCACCTGGGACGCGGCAACCGGGAAAGAGGTCCGCGTCCTCGACAAGCTCGGGCCGTTCCCCGCACTGTGCCCCGATACCGCGCTCGTGTTCGCCGCGTGGCACGCCCCCGGCAGGCCGGGGAAAGACGCCTGGACCCTGACCTGCCGGGACGCCGTCACCGGCCGCGAGCGGTGGCGGCACCCGGGCATCCTGATCGCCGCACCCAGCCCCGACGGGAAGACGGTCTGGGGGTTCCATCCGGGCGACAAGGAGGTCACGGTGATCGACACCGCGACCGGAAAAGCGGTCGGCACCGTCCCCGTCGCCGGGCTACCCGTGGGGTTCGGGGACGGCGGCAGGCTGGCCGTGTGCTTCGACGGGAAGGAGTTCTCCGGGTGGGACGTCGCGACCGGGAAGAAGCGGTTCGGGTGGGATCCGAAGGAGGCCGGGTTGCTCCGTGGGGCACTGGACAAGGGCGGGGCGGACCCGGTAACGGCCACGGCCGTTTCCGCGGACGGCAAGTTGGTGCTCGTGGCGGTTGACCGCGTCGTCGTCGCCGCCGACGAGCGCGCCTCGCTCTACCTGTGCGAGGCCGCGACCGGCAAGGTGCTCTGGCAGGTGAAGTCGGGCGACGAGTTCGGGCGGGCGGTGGCGTTCAGCGCCGACGGGGCGCTCGTCGCCACATCCGGGTGGACGGCCCGAGTGTTCGACGCCGCGACCGGCAAGGAGAAGGCCGTTTTCGGCCATCGGGGGCGGTGGTGCACCTCGGCGGTTGGGTTCAGCCCGGACGGCAAGCGGCTCGCGAGCGGTGGCGCCGACGGAACAGCGGTCGTGTGGGATTTGGCCGACAAGTGA
- a CDS encoding RpnC/YadD family protein, whose amino-acid sequence MSKPYDAASKDLLQLDPAAWAGFVGVVRPPDRVALTDSDLSAVTAAADKVVLIRDAVPWLLDIEFQSWRDPTLPRQLLKYNALLHDRHKCPVASVLIVLAESADSPAYTGRYGVAPPFGPAWDFGYTVVRVWEASAEALLAGPLALAPLAPVSDVALDAVPDVIRRLADRASGESDPATTDRLLTAVGLLLRLRYGQMTSSELISRYPEIREMAPFKKFLDEGRVEGRAEALRAALLRQGRKKLGKPSAEHEAALAALTDLVRLEALTEKILDVTTWGALLEDA is encoded by the coding sequence GTGAGCAAGCCCTATGACGCCGCGAGCAAGGACCTGCTCCAACTGGACCCGGCGGCCTGGGCCGGGTTCGTGGGGGTGGTGCGCCCGCCCGATCGGGTCGCGCTCACCGATTCCGACCTCTCGGCCGTCACCGCGGCGGCCGACAAGGTGGTCCTGATCCGGGACGCCGTCCCCTGGCTCCTGGACATCGAGTTCCAGTCGTGGCGCGACCCGACGCTGCCGCGCCAGCTCCTGAAGTACAACGCGCTGCTGCACGACCGGCACAAGTGCCCGGTGGCCTCGGTGCTGATCGTACTCGCGGAAAGCGCGGACTCGCCCGCGTACACCGGTCGGTACGGCGTCGCACCGCCGTTCGGTCCGGCGTGGGATTTCGGGTATACTGTGGTCAGGGTGTGGGAGGCGTCGGCGGAGGCGCTACTGGCCGGTCCCCTGGCCCTCGCCCCGCTCGCCCCCGTGTCCGATGTGGCGCTCGACGCGGTGCCGGACGTCATCCGTCGGCTCGCCGACCGGGCGAGCGGAGAATCCGATCCCGCGACGACGGATCGGCTCCTGACCGCGGTGGGGCTCCTTCTTCGTTTGAGGTACGGACAGATGACATCCAGCGAACTGATCAGTCGGTATCCCGAAATCCGCGAGATGGCGCCGTTCAAAAAGTTCCTGGACGAGGGTCGGGTCGAGGGTCGGGCCGAAGCGCTCCGCGCGGCTCTTCTTCGCCAAGGCCGTAAGAAGCTCGGGAAGCCGAGCGCCGAACACGAGGCCGCGCTTGCCGCACTCACGGACCTCGTCCGCCTCGAAGCGCTGACCGAAAAGATCCTCGACGTGACCACCTGGGGCGCGCTCCTCGAAGACGCGTGA
- a CDS encoding PF20097 family protein, which yields MVETTFQTCPRCGKALEAGFAHKAPGLSFVAPDKLQHFIFLDEDVAKSGLSKLLPSAAAFFRSYLCRSCELYLIDYSAALDRTQAKQAARSMTAGT from the coding sequence ATGGTCGAGACCACGTTCCAGACCTGTCCTCGCTGCGGCAAGGCGTTGGAAGCCGGCTTCGCCCACAAGGCGCCGGGCCTCTCGTTCGTCGCCCCCGACAAGCTCCAGCACTTCATCTTCCTTGATGAGGACGTGGCGAAGTCCGGGTTGAGCAAGCTCCTGCCCTCCGCGGCGGCGTTCTTCCGGTCATACCTGTGCCGGTCCTGCGAGCTGTACTTGATCGACTACAGCGCGGCCTTGGACCGCACGCAGGCGAAACAGGCGGCCCGGTCCATGACCGCCGGCACGTGA
- a CDS encoding ornithine cyclodeaminase, giving the protein MSAPLVEHVEMTGHIVDSLLLPKVLDAILSRGGRYHIETLRLGQRQDDPSFVRIEVRADTAEQLEAILAEVHPHGAVPAHPSDCRTVAADIAGAFPDGFYCSTNFRTQVKLAGEWVDVEDQEMDCGIVIDAEGGAARCVPMTAVKVGDRILVGRAGTRVFPPEAEMRRHELFEFMASPVSSERPKAVSVREIAHAMRKTRAAGEKVLAVLGPAVVHTGGGELVAKMVRDGFINVLFAGNALATHDIEQAFYGTSLGVSLDKGLPTDEGHEHHLRTINTIRRIGGIGRAVETGRLTAGIMYECVTRVVPFVLAGSIRDDGPLPEVVTDTLVAQDVMRRLVPGVGFCLMVATTLHSIAVGNLLPAWVKVACVDISPATVTKLMDRGTTQTVGIVSDAEPFLRSLAAELEKGGPV; this is encoded by the coding sequence ATGTCCGCGCCGCTGGTCGAGCACGTCGAAATGACCGGCCACATTGTCGATTCGCTCCTGCTGCCGAAGGTCCTCGACGCGATCCTGTCGCGGGGCGGGCGGTACCACATTGAGACGCTCCGGCTCGGCCAGCGGCAGGACGACCCGAGCTTCGTCCGCATCGAGGTGCGCGCGGACACGGCCGAGCAGCTCGAAGCGATCCTCGCCGAGGTCCACCCGCACGGCGCGGTGCCGGCGCACCCGAGCGACTGCCGGACGGTGGCCGCGGACATCGCCGGCGCGTTCCCTGACGGGTTCTACTGCTCCACGAACTTTCGCACCCAGGTGAAGCTCGCGGGCGAGTGGGTGGACGTGGAGGACCAGGAGATGGACTGCGGCATCGTGATCGATGCCGAGGGCGGCGCGGCGCGGTGCGTGCCGATGACGGCGGTGAAGGTCGGCGACCGCATCCTGGTGGGCCGGGCGGGCACCCGCGTGTTCCCGCCCGAGGCCGAGATGCGGCGGCACGAGCTGTTCGAGTTCATGGCCAGCCCGGTGTCCAGCGAGCGGCCGAAGGCGGTGAGCGTGCGCGAGATCGCCCACGCCATGCGCAAGACCCGCGCCGCCGGCGAGAAGGTGCTCGCGGTCCTGGGGCCGGCGGTCGTTCACACCGGCGGGGGCGAGCTGGTGGCGAAGATGGTCCGCGACGGGTTCATCAACGTGTTGTTCGCCGGCAACGCGCTGGCCACGCACGACATCGAGCAGGCGTTCTACGGCACGAGCCTCGGGGTGTCGCTCGACAAGGGGCTGCCGACCGACGAGGGGCACGAGCACCACCTGCGGACCATCAACACGATCCGCAGGATCGGCGGGATCGGGCGGGCGGTGGAGACCGGCCGGCTCACCGCCGGGATCATGTACGAGTGCGTCACGCGGGTCGTCCCGTTCGTGCTGGCGGGCAGCATCCGCGACGACGGCCCGCTACCGGAGGTGGTCACCGACACGCTCGTGGCGCAGGACGTGATGCGGCGGCTGGTGCCGGGCGTCGGGTTCTGCCTGATGGTGGCGACGACGCTGCACAGCATTGCGGTGGGGAACCTGCTGCCGGCGTGGGTGAAGGTGGCGTGCGTGGACATCAGCCCGGCGACGGTCACGAAGCTGATGGACCGCGGCACCACGCAGACGGTGGGCATCGTGAGCGACGCCGAGCCGTTCCTGCGGTCGCTGGCGGCGGAACTCGAGAAAGGCGGCCCGGTGTGA
- a CDS encoding leucine-rich repeat domain-containing protein: MTGAGLKHIAPLSELVNLDLNFTKVTDDGLKHIAGMKSLSSIELFETKVTDTGVKELAALKDLRRLNLGKTAVTDSGLKSVGGITELRSLNLTKTAVTDAGLKELAGLKKLTNLYLTGSKVTTEGVKELKKALPGCEIQK, translated from the coding sequence TTGACCGGCGCCGGGCTCAAGCACATCGCGCCCCTGTCCGAACTGGTCAACCTCGACCTGAACTTTACCAAGGTGACCGACGACGGGCTCAAGCACATCGCGGGGATGAAGTCCCTTAGCAGCATCGAGTTGTTCGAGACCAAAGTGACCGATACGGGCGTCAAGGAACTGGCGGCGCTGAAGGATTTGAGACGGCTGAACCTCGGCAAGACGGCGGTTACTGACAGCGGCCTGAAGTCGGTCGGCGGGATTACCGAATTGAGGTCGCTGAACCTGACCAAGACGGCGGTCACGGACGCCGGTCTGAAAGAACTGGCCGGCCTGAAAAAGCTCACGAACCTGTACCTGACCGGCTCAAAGGTCACTACCGAGGGCGTGAAGGAGCTGAAAAAGGCGTTGCCGGGGTGCGAGATCCAGAAGTGA
- a CDS encoding TolB family protein yields MTLRTYCWLALAFALGTGTTESAPVPPAEAWVFVQTEKGKWAIRVDGGAPKQVEAEPPVRPNDPKLVHLPDVKPVGVHAWEIENGKRVLYHEDVPETRGPGKKFEGWRSRLIVADAKGQNPKALITGLPRISEYTVTADGKAVVCVAEKGGKWGVYRVPFDGAEPTRLSRTDSTGPLGFQLLKDGRVAYFAVTGEHVEPLAIRGQVVGTTSTSVGTVVLTDGKTEKVLIKETRAGLPEFTADGSKMATVGTTDKGATVVVVTDLKTDKAEEFPVSAFHRGWKCQFGRLRFRPDGNALLVTFSLGSVVVRDNGPLPGDEAVQHFGVIWLGGRKPRTALFEIEQPRKENGHFPDIQWFEWTGRPAPKD; encoded by the coding sequence ATGACGCTTCGGACCTACTGTTGGCTCGCACTGGCCTTCGCCCTCGGCACCGGCACGACGGAATCAGCGCCCGTCCCGCCCGCGGAGGCGTGGGTGTTCGTCCAGACCGAGAAGGGCAAGTGGGCGATCCGCGTGGACGGCGGGGCGCCCAAACAGGTCGAGGCGGAGCCGCCCGTGCGACCCAACGATCCGAAACTGGTTCACCTGCCGGACGTCAAGCCGGTGGGAGTGCACGCCTGGGAGATCGAGAACGGCAAGCGGGTGCTGTACCATGAGGACGTCCCGGAAACGCGCGGCCCCGGGAAAAAGTTCGAGGGCTGGCGGAGCCGATTGATCGTCGCCGACGCGAAGGGCCAAAACCCCAAGGCGCTGATAACCGGACTGCCCCGCATCAGCGAGTACACCGTGACCGCGGACGGGAAGGCGGTCGTGTGCGTGGCCGAAAAGGGCGGCAAATGGGGCGTGTACCGCGTCCCGTTCGACGGGGCCGAGCCGACCCGCCTGAGCCGGACCGACAGCACCGGCCCCCTTGGCTTCCAGTTGCTGAAAGACGGGCGCGTCGCGTACTTCGCAGTCACCGGGGAACACGTCGAGCCGCTCGCGATCCGGGGACAGGTGGTCGGCACGACGTCCACCTCGGTCGGAACGGTCGTTCTGACCGACGGGAAGACGGAAAAGGTGCTGATCAAGGAGACGCGGGCCGGTCTGCCCGAGTTCACCGCGGACGGATCGAAGATGGCCACGGTCGGTACGACCGACAAGGGCGCGACCGTGGTCGTGGTGACCGACCTGAAAACCGATAAGGCGGAGGAGTTCCCGGTGTCGGCGTTCCACCGGGGGTGGAAGTGCCAGTTCGGGAGATTGCGCTTCCGCCCCGACGGGAACGCGCTGCTGGTCACGTTCTCCCTGGGGTCCGTCGTCGTGCGCGATAACGGGCCGCTCCCCGGCGACGAAGCGGTCCAGCACTTCGGCGTGATCTGGCTCGGCGGCCGCAAGCCGCGGACGGCGCTGTTCGAAATCGAGCAGCCGCGAAAGGAGAACGGCCACTTCCCCGATATTCAGTGGTTCGAATGGACGGGCCGCCCGGCGCCCAAGGACTGA